The stretch of DNA CCGATTTGGGGCAACTGTTTAATTCCGGACGTTGGTTGTTCCGCGCCTGCGTTGCCAATTTTCTGATCGGTATTTTGATGCTGGTTTTCTTATACGGTCCGATTTTTGCCGGAATCGGCATCGCCAACATGTTAGGAGCCGATGAGGGGATCATGATGTTGATCGTGTTTCCGGTGGCGTTTGTCGTTGGTATTTTGATGATGACGGTCTTGTCGCAAGTCCTGCCGCTGATTGTCGACCAGGATCTGGGGGCGGTGGAGTCATTGCGGACATCGGTTTCTATTACCTCGGGAAATCGCGGGCAGTTGTTTCTCTTGGGGTTTGTCGGCATGTTTTTGTACATACTGGGATTTTTGGCCTGCGGTATTGGTGCGCTGTTCACGATCCCTTATCTGGCGGTATTGTTTGCTGTCACCTATCTACGAATGACCGGGCAGGCGACTGTCGCTTGACGCGCCGCTCTCGGCGCGGAATGATCTATGCATTGAACACAATTCTCCGCCTGACCGGCGACCCGATATCCCCCAGCTACGACCGCATGAACGCCGTCGTCTGATTCCACTAGCAAGGAGCCGCTGACATGTCGATCGAGTTTCATTGTCCTCACTGCGATAAGTATCTCAAGACCAAGGAGGACAAAGCGGGACGGATGGCGGATTGTCCCGGCTGCGGCCAACAGATCGAAGTGCCAAGCATCTCCGATTTTCGCTACCAGGAAACCGACGCTGAGATGACCGGTCCGATTGATTACGGTGATGTCGATGTGATCTCCGAAGAGACCAAGCCCTGTCCGATGTGCGGACAAGAGGTCAAAGCGGCGGCGGTTAAGTGCCGGTTTTGTGGGGAGGAATTTGGCCCGCAGCCGTTAGCCGACGGCGAGATTCGCCCGACGGTGATTGACGTGGGTGAGGTGATGGGGACGAGCTGGGAGATTTTTAAGGCCAATTTGGGGGCATGTGTGGGCGCGACCATTGTCGTGCTGATGCTCAATGGATTTGTACAACAGGGAGTTGGCGGAGTGCAGACGCTGATTCTTGGCGATCAGCCGGGGAATCAGATGGGCCTATTTATTGTCATCCAACTCATCGGGTTTTTGATTTCATTTGCTTTCCAAACGTGGCTTACCGTGGGGCAGACGATCTTCTTTTTGAATGTGGCGCGAGGCAAGGAGGCGACGATCGGCCAAGTCTTTACCGGTGGTGCGATGTTGCCAAACGCATTGGGCGCGCAGATCCTATTTACAATCATGTACATGATCGGGTTTGTTCTGCTGATTGTGCCTGGGATAATCATCGCGTTGATGTTCAGCCAGAATCTGCCCTTAATCGCCGATCGGAATCTATCGGTGATGGATGCCTTACAAACATCTCGTGAAATCACGAATGGCAACAAGCTGAGCTTGTTCACCCTGTTTCTGGCACTATTCGGTCTGATGATTGTCGGTATCTTAGCCTGTTGTGTGGGCGTGTTTTTCACCGCCAGCTATGGGACGCTGATGTTGGTTGTCGCCTATCTGCGCATGACCGGACAACATGTGGCTGTTCGATGACCCGCCTAAAGTCCGCGTGCTTTTCAAAAGCTGTTATTTCGGTGACAGGGAACGTTCGTTGACGTCACACTTCTCGATGTGTGCGATCGATATCAATCGCGGGTGTGTGGGCGCGCTTACAGACAAGCTGCTTGGTATGGGATATAGTCGTAAGTGCGAGCAATACCGACGCTAGTCGTTTGCATTTACTCTTCCTCAAGGCACCTCCACATGACCACACCATTGCGCAGTCTCGCCGTTTGGAAATGGGGGCTGTTGTTGTCGCTGTGGTGTGGCTGTCTGTATGGCGTGTTGCGGGTGACGGAAATCCCGGGCAATTGGGGGCATTGGATTTGCGGCCCATGGGGGTGCGGTCCAAAGTTACAGGCGCTGGTCGCCTGCCATGGCTTTTGGCTGGTGCTGTTGGTTCCTGCGGCAATCATTTTCAGTGCGGCGCTCCCGACTCGCCAAGTGCGACTAATCGGTACGCTGGTCGCCGGATTGGGCGCGGCGGCGATTTTGATCGTGGCGATCATTCAAGGCTGCACTTGGTTACCGGTCACGCTGCATCCGTATTATTTCGGTCAACGCGTGCTGTTCATCGTCGCTACCAAGGTTGAGTTCCCCATGGTGCAGTTTGTCTGCATCGGCCTGTTGCTGCGGTATTTTGCAAAATCACGCGACCGGCGCGAGTCGGCTGAAGAGAGCGAGGCGACGGGGCATGAGGCTTGAGGCATTTGATCAAAATCATCGCAGTGTGCAAGCCGTACTTCCTCAAGCCTGACCCCTCACGCCTCAAGCCTCTCCGCTGCTTGTTGTTCATCGACGGGCGGTTTACAATCGCTTTCGCGACAAATCTACTGTTGCCCATTGCTCCGATGGTCCCTCCCCTCGTTCCCTCCTAAGTCTGAGTTGCCATGCCGCCGCAAGAATCGAATCCGTTATTGCGTCCGTTGTCTATTTTGCTTGCTGGGGTTTCGCTCGCCATTGGGTGGGGGATTCGCGGCAACTATGGGCATGAAACCGGCGCCATGTTTCCTGGAGCTTTGACGGCTATTGCTGTCTGTTTGCTGTCGGGGCGTGAGGATTGGCGGCAACGGGTGGGGCAGTTCGCGCTGTTTGGCATGCTGGGCTGGGGCTTTGGCGGGTCGATGTCTTACATGCAGGTGATTGGCTTTTCGCAATCGGGGCATGCGCCGACGCAGTTGTTTGGATTTGCCGGATTGTTTTTCATCGGCTTCTTGTGGGCGGCGTTGGGCGGCATGGGAACAGCGCTGCCGGCGGTGATGGATAAGCAGCGGCTCAATAATATCTTCAAACCGCTTGTCTGTTTGTTAGGGATTTGGGTCGTGCTTTACGTGGCGCTGTTTCCCATCATGCGGTCTGTCCAAGCGTATCTAGAGCTCGACGGTTTTCCTGCCCCGATGCAGCGACAGGAATGGGGGCTGTATTGGTTCGACAGCGACTGGTTCACGGTGCTGTTTGTGTTGAGCGGTGTTTTGCTGTTTGATTTTTTCAATCGCCGCTGTGGCCATTGGCTTCAACTGTTGCTGTTTTCAGCGATTGGTGCCGCTGTGGGCTTGGGAGTGATGTTTGGATTAACGCAGCTGGGCTGGACGGAATCTATCTACAACACGTTGGTACAACATCAAGGCGTCTACGGCGATCGCTTCACCGCCGAACAATTGGCGGTGACCAATTGGCCGCCGATCATTCTGCACTTTGCCACCCATGAAAAATTCCTCTGTAACGGTGATCTATTGGGAATTCTTCTCGGCTTGCTGTTGGGCATCACGGTCTATTTTGCCATGTACGGGCAGTTTCGCGATGACTCGGGTTTGTTCTTGTGGATGGCGGTCGGTTGGTTTGTTTGTTTTTTAGCGCTGCCGGTCATCGGAAGCCTGTTTTTTGCCGACATTGGCGGGCTGCGGATGACGCCACCGCGGGGGGACAACTGGGCGGGTGTGTTGGGAACATTTCTGGGGGCGAGTATCTATCTGCTGCGGCATCGGCTCAAGGCGGTCGTTTTGGTGGGCGTGGTGTGCGGCATCATTGGCGGTCTTGGGTTTTCGGGGATCTCTTTGTTGCAGGGCCTGTTGTTGTCGGTCGGCAACGAACGGGTTTCGGACGATCCGGCGATTCAACAGAAATGGACTGAGTGGCAGCAAACGGAATGGGAGCCGACGGATTGGATGGACAAGACGCAAAAAATGCCGACGCCGGCATTTGTGAATGAGCTCCGCGAATCGCGCAAAGAAGAGCTGGCACCGTGGCAGCATTTTCATCGCCAAAATTGGCACAGCTTTTTGGAGCAGTCCTACGGGTTCGTCAACGGACTGGCGGTGATCTTCGCCATGGCGATTGTGCTACCACGTGTTCCTAAGTTGGATGACGATGTTGTCCCGCGACAACGGTGGACAGAAATTGTCTCCATTACGTTCGCGTTGCCGGCATTGGTCTTTGTGAACATGTTCAAAAACATCAAGGACTGGTCCCCACTGGAGGGGGCAAAAAAACTGTTGCCGAACGTGATGAAAGCACCATGGATCGACTTTGAAATGTCGGCCGGGGGGTGGTTCAATTTCTTCTTTGCGTTGGCCACGGTGGCGTTTGTCGGTTTGATGATCGCACACACACGCCGGCGGTTGGCAATTGTGCCTGCCAGTTGGATCGGTCGCGGGCAGTTGTTGTATTTTTTGTTGTTGTGGGCATTTGTGTTGGGCAATTTCGCCAAGGCGCTCGCCTATTTTGGCGAGGGGCGATTGCTGACCGAAGGAATCATCATCGTCAATGCGGTGATTGCGACCGTGCTGGTGCTGCTCTTGCCCCGGGAAGGGGAACAGGTCCGGCAGTACGGCGAAGTGAACTTCAACCGCTGGTTACTCGGTTCGGCGGTGTTGGGGCTGATCTTGTTTGCGGCCGTGCCATTTATCGAACGGAAAGCCTTGCGCAGCGTTTACGGCGACGCCCGTGTGGGGCATGGCGGGATCAACCGGCGGTTCGACCCCAACGCCAATTGGAACCGTATCCCGCTGCTCAAAGGGCAACAGCACCGTTAAGGGGTGAGGGGTGATTTCCTCTGAGCTGAGCGCCATGCACAGGCAATGCGTTTCTCCCTCTCCCCTTGGGAGAGGGCCGGGGTGAGGGATTTCGACCAACAAGCGGCATTCCACCTCTCCAATGCTGCCGCACGTTTTTCAATGCGCGCGGAGTCGACACGCGGACGGATCAATTGCCGTGTCGTTCTCATTGGAGAAGCTACCGCCCTACGCGGGAAAGGTGCGTCGCGACGCACCCTACGATGCATTGCTTATCTGAGGCCGGCGAGTTCTTGGAGTTGGTGCCAGTTTTCTAGCCGGTCTTCCTTGGATGCCAGTAACGTCTCCGACGGGTTGCCGTCTTTGTCGAAGTGTTTCGAGAAGCGTCCCTCGCTGCGGCAGAAGTCGATGAAATCGACGACCTCTTTGGTTTTGGGGTTCTTCCACCAATCGTCTTTGACGGACGGATTGCCCTGCAGCGACAACCGTTTTTTGATCGTGTCCCCTTTGGTGGGATCGTGAATCAACAGCGGAAAGGCCCGTGTGTCGACCGCCAGTCGCGCTTGGTCGGTGGCCATGTTGTCAGCAACGCCATGTTCGGGCTGGCAGGTGGTGTAACAATTGATGATCGCCGGACCATCGAACTCCAGTGCGCCGATAACCGATTTGTAGAAGTGATTGGTATGCGCACAGGTGGTTTGTGCCACATAGGTGCGGGGGTGCATCATGGCGATTTGCGCGATTTCCTTGCGGCGCTCCTGTTTGCCGGCATGTAGTTTTCCGTGAATGGACATCTTTGTGTTTTGACCGGCATAAGTTGCCGTCGATGCTTGTCCACCGGTGTTGGAATAGACCTGTGTGTCGAGCACGAAGACTTTGATGTTCATCCCCGAGGCCAACATCCGTGACAGTGACTGAAAGCCGATGTCAAACATCGCGCCGTCGCCGCCCACACACCACAGGGGCCGGTCTTGCCAACCCATCTGATCCCAACGGCTGCGGATGCCCATTGCATCGGCGGCCACGTTTTCGAACAGGGAATTGGTCCAAGGGACGAGATAGGGGTTATACGGATAGGTCGACGTATAGACCGTGTTGCAGCCGGTCGCGGCAGCGATGCCCCATTTGTCGCCGTGCATATTCCCGGTCGCTGAGCAGAGCATCCGCAGGGCGGTGCCTTCGCCGCACCCGGCGCAGGATCCTGCGCCGCCTGTATAAATGTGCGTCTGTTCTTTGAGCATCATGTCGATCAACAGGTTGTCGTTGATGTACGACTCATCGGAGGGGCCGATGTTTTTGAACATGCGATGACTTTTGCGAATGTCGGTCATCACCTGTTCGGTCTTGGGGACCATCTTAAGCGCTAAATCGTCGCAGACGGTCACGCATTCGGCGCAGCCTTTGCACTTACTGGGATCGATGATGATCGCAAACCGTCCGCCTTCCTTGCCCTTCTTTTTCGGGCCGTCGTAGTACTTGCGTGTCTTGGACCATTGTTTTTCAAACATCCCGCGTTCGGACTCATCTTGGAGGCCGGCCAGTTTCTCTTCCAACGTGGATTCGGCCAATACCTTGCCCAGGATCGCCGTATCGGGACAAAGTGTCACGCAATCCATGCAGCCGGTGCAGTTTTCTGTGACGTATTCGGGGATTTCCGGGGCCACATAGCTGAAGTCGCGCAGAGTAGCTGTCCCGGCGGGAATCAAGGAGCGCGCGGTTGTTAAATCGGCGGGGAGTGATTTTTCGGCGCCGCCCGCTTCGTAGCCGTGAATGATGCGATTGTTGAAGTCGTTGACATCCAGGATCGGCAGGTCGACAGAAATATAAGGAGCGTCAACCAGGGTGCCGTAGGAATTGTTATTTTGCGGATCGCGTTCACTCGCCTCGTTCATGTTGGCGGTGGCGGTTTCGTCGACGGTCGCCATGTGATTTCCCTTTCCTCCCCGAATCACGAGGAGATTCAGACGGTTGGTTTGTTCGTGGAAGACAAGTCCGTTGCACTGAGACTGCAAATGCCGAAGTCACCGAACGTCAGGGGTGGCCGTTGTTGATGATGTCCCGCGGGACCTCATTCATCTCGCTGTAGCCGCGTTTGACACAGGTCAGGTTGTCTTGCACGACTTGCTCGCCGCGTTTACCGAAATATTTTCGCAGGGCCTTTTCGACACCGGCGTAAACTTCGTCATCGGACATGGCGGCGTCTTGAGAAAACGGGGTCAGCTTGAGAAACGCCCCCAGCAGCACGATGCCCTGCATCCGCATTTCCAAGTCGGCGACGGATGCCACATCGCGGGCAATGCTGACCATATCCAGGAAATTCAGTCGCAACTGCTTTTCGCGAATGGTCTGTTGGTGATGAGGCGGAACGCGTTTCCAGACCTCCGCGGGATCGGAATAAGGGCTTTGCATCACGATGGCTCCGCCATCCACCATGCCGGTGAGCGGGTTGCCGCTGATAAGCGCGTTGGAATCGTTGAGCACAACCAGATCGACGTAAGCCAATTCACTATGGGAAAAAATATGCGAATCGGCGATCGTCAGATAATAGGTCGTCGGCAGGCCTTTCTTTTCCGAGCCGTATTTCGGGTACGCCTGGACGTCCTTGCCGAAGACCTGTCCGCCGATGGTGGCGATCACTTTGTTGGTGGTCACCGAGCCGAACCCGCCGACCGAGTGCCCCCGCATGGAGAAGGCACCTGGGGGACGCAAATCGGGGTCTTCTTTGATCTCTAACGACGTGGAGTGTTTGATGCCGACGGAGAAGAAATCTTGGGAGTCGGTCATCATGTTGTCGAAGATGGCGATGATGTCGCCCGGACGCACATCGCGGCTGCCGAGTCCAGCGGCTCCGTGGTAGATTTTGGGGATGCGGTCGATCTTCTCCACACCATTTTGCCCGGTCATCGCATCACAAAACGCCGCTTTGATTTCGCGGGTCAGGTGGTTCCCGGTCGTGGAGAGTGGATCATCCATCCGCTCAATCACCGTAAACGCCTTGCAATGTTCCAGTGCTTCGACAATCTGCCGGGACGGGAAGGGGCGGAAGCAATAGATATTCAGGCAGCCCGCTTTGATCCCTTTTTCGTCGCGGAGGTAATCGATCGTGATCTGGGCGGTCTCCATATAAGACCCGATGCCGACCAGAATGTACTCGGCATCTTCGCAGCGATAGCCGTCGACGAAGTCATATTTCCGCCCGGTATTGCGGTAGAACTCTTCAAAGGCTTCTTCCAAGGCCGGTTCGACTTGGTCGTAATACCAACGCTGCGCCAATTTGCCTTTCATGTAGGAGTCTTGGTTTTGGACGACGCCCGACATCAGCGGATTGTCGGTGTCCATCAGATTCATCAGTTTGTCTTCCGGCTTGCCGATGAATTCCTTCATGAATTCTTCTTCGGGTAGCCGGACCGATTCGACGGTGTGCGTGGTCAAAAAACCATCCTGCACATTCAAAAACGGCGTGACGGAGGCTTCCGCGGCGCGGCGGCTGATGAGACACAAATCGCCCGCTTCCTGCGCGTTGCGGCCAAACAAGATGCCCCAGCCGCAATCGGCAACGCTCATCACGTCGTCGTGCCCGGCATGGACATTGAGGCTGTGGCTGGTCAGTGCGCGGGCCCCGATGTTGAAGACCACCGGCAGGCGTTTGCCGGAGATGGTGTAAAGCACCTCCTTCATCAGCACGAGGCCTTGCCCGGAGGTAAAGTTGGTCACGCGGCCGCCGGCGACGGCAAAGCCTTCGCAGAATGTGGCAGCGGAGTGTTCGCTTTCCGGCTCGACAAAGACCAACTGGTCACCCCACATGTTGGGGATGCCGTTCATCATGGCCGCGTTGAAGCCGCTGCCCATGGTCGTGGAGCTGGTGATCGGAAAGGCTCCCGATCCTTGGGAGATTTTAGTTTCAACCCAGACGACCGCTTCGGCACCGTCGCACGTCGTCGGAATTCCTGGATATTGGAATTTCGACTCGTGGTGTTCTTCATCCGGGGTTCCGGTCGTACGATCTAACGCATCCGTAGCCATATATGCCACATCCCTTCCCATGAATGAATCATCCGGAGATGCATTGCTTCACGTGAAGCGCGGCTTGCCGGATTTTGTCACATCAATCGATGCCAAGTTTGCTCTGAAATAAAAATCCTTCTGTGTCTTCAAACAGCTCGTCGTGGTGAGTGTCTTATGTTGAATCGCTGTTGTATAAATTCGGCAACAGGTTTTTGTCAGTCCTGTCGCAACGATGGAATCTCAATTCGTCATTGTAGCTAAAGCCAGGCTGGCTGGCGAGTCTTTCTTCGCGGGGCCATGAAAAACGCTGCCTGCAACGTCAAGTATTGTGTCGCTGGAAACCATCGTTGACCGGTTGATTCCGCAACCCGACCGGCATTGTTTATAATAACGGAAGTCGTTGTTTGGACAATATGTGAGGTTGTCCGGACCGGAATGCCGTACTCCTTTCAAGCACTATTTTCGCGGGTGCGTCGGTCGATGCGTAATACGATCCCGGGAATCATGGATCGGCTAGACACTGACAAACCGTTGCTGCTCGACGGAGCATTGGCTACGGAATTACAGCAGCGAGGGTATGACATCAGCGGGCCGCTTTGGTCCGCACGGATTTTGTTGGACGATCCCCAATCC from Symmachiella dynata encodes:
- a CDS encoding DUF975 family protein; this encodes MSIEFHCPHCDKYLKTKEDKAGRMADCPGCGQQIEVPSISDFRYQETDAEMTGPIDYGDVDVISEETKPCPMCGQEVKAAAVKCRFCGEEFGPQPLADGEIRPTVIDVGEVMGTSWEIFKANLGACVGATIVVLMLNGFVQQGVGGVQTLILGDQPGNQMGLFIVIQLIGFLISFAFQTWLTVGQTIFFLNVARGKEATIGQVFTGGAMLPNALGAQILFTIMYMIGFVLLIVPGIIIALMFSQNLPLIADRNLSVMDALQTSREITNGNKLSLFTLFLALFGLMIVGILACCVGVFFTASYGTLMLVVAYLRMTGQHVAVR
- a CDS encoding thiamine pyrophosphate-dependent enzyme, translating into MATVDETATANMNEASERDPQNNNSYGTLVDAPYISVDLPILDVNDFNNRIIHGYEAGGAEKSLPADLTTARSLIPAGTATLRDFSYVAPEIPEYVTENCTGCMDCVTLCPDTAILGKVLAESTLEEKLAGLQDESERGMFEKQWSKTRKYYDGPKKKGKEGGRFAIIIDPSKCKGCAECVTVCDDLALKMVPKTEQVMTDIRKSHRMFKNIGPSDESYINDNLLIDMMLKEQTHIYTGGAGSCAGCGEGTALRMLCSATGNMHGDKWGIAAATGCNTVYTSTYPYNPYLVPWTNSLFENVAADAMGIRSRWDQMGWQDRPLWCVGGDGAMFDIGFQSLSRMLASGMNIKVFVLDTQVYSNTGGQASTATYAGQNTKMSIHGKLHAGKQERRKEIAQIAMMHPRTYVAQTTCAHTNHFYKSVIGALEFDGPAIINCYTTCQPEHGVADNMATDQARLAVDTRAFPLLIHDPTKGDTIKKRLSLQGNPSVKDDWWKNPKTKEVVDFIDFCRSEGRFSKHFDKDGNPSETLLASKEDRLENWHQLQELAGLR
- a CDS encoding 2-oxoacid:acceptor oxidoreductase family protein, which codes for MATDALDRTTGTPDEEHHESKFQYPGIPTTCDGAEAVVWVETKISQGSGAFPITSSTTMGSGFNAAMMNGIPNMWGDQLVFVEPESEHSAATFCEGFAVAGGRVTNFTSGQGLVLMKEVLYTISGKRLPVVFNIGARALTSHSLNVHAGHDDVMSVADCGWGILFGRNAQEAGDLCLISRRAAEASVTPFLNVQDGFLTTHTVESVRLPEEEFMKEFIGKPEDKLMNLMDTDNPLMSGVVQNQDSYMKGKLAQRWYYDQVEPALEEAFEEFYRNTGRKYDFVDGYRCEDAEYILVGIGSYMETAQITIDYLRDEKGIKAGCLNIYCFRPFPSRQIVEALEHCKAFTVIERMDDPLSTTGNHLTREIKAAFCDAMTGQNGVEKIDRIPKIYHGAAGLGSRDVRPGDIIAIFDNMMTDSQDFFSVGIKHSTSLEIKEDPDLRPPGAFSMRGHSVGGFGSVTTNKVIATIGGQVFGKDVQAYPKYGSEKKGLPTTYYLTIADSHIFSHSELAYVDLVVLNDSNALISGNPLTGMVDGGAIVMQSPYSDPAEVWKRVPPHHQQTIREKQLRLNFLDMVSIARDVASVADLEMRMQGIVLLGAFLKLTPFSQDAAMSDDEVYAGVEKALRKYFGKRGEQVVQDNLTCVKRGYSEMNEVPRDIINNGHP